A genomic region of Phragmites australis chromosome 2, lpPhrAust1.1, whole genome shotgun sequence contains the following coding sequences:
- the LOC133909218 gene encoding large ribosomal subunit protein uL1-like — protein sequence MSKLQSEALREAIASITNDAREKQRKFVETIELQIGLKNYDPQKDKRFSGSVKLPHIPRPKMKVCMLGDAQHVEEAERIGLDNMDVEALKKMNKNKKLVKKLAKKYHAFLASEAIIKQIPRLLGPGLNKAGKFPTLVSHQESLESKVNETKATVKFQLKKVLCMGVAVGNCGMEDKQIFQNVQMSVNFLVSLLKKNWQNVRCLYLKSTMGKVYRVF from the exons ATGAG TAAGTTGCAGAGTGAAGCTCTGAGGGAGGCAATTGCATCAATTACCAATGACGCTCGTGAGAAGCAGCGCAAGTTTGTTGAGACTATCGAGCTGCAGATTGGACTGAAGAACTATGACCCGCAAAAGGACAAGCGTTTCAGTGGTTCTGTTAAGCTCCCTCACATCCCTCGTCCTAAGATGAAGGTGTGCATGCTTGGTGATGCTCAGCATGTTGAAGAG GCGGAGAGAATAGGTCTAGACAATATGGATGTGGAAGCCCTcaagaagatgaacaaaaacaagAAGCTAGTCAAGAAGCTGGCAAAGAAATACCATGCTTTCCTTGCATCTGAGGCCATCATTAAGCAAATTCCTCGACTTCTGGGACCTGGTCTTAACAAGGCAG GAAAGTTCCCTACATTGGTGAGTCATCAGGAATCCCTTGAGTCCAAGgttaatgagactaaggctACGGTGAAGTTCCAGCTGAAAAAGGTGCTTTGCATGGGTGTTGCCGTTGGCAACTGTGGTATGGAGGATAAGCAAATCTTCCAGAATGTGCAAATGAGCGTGAACTTCCTTGTGTCACTCTTGAAGAAGAATTGGCAGAAC GTGAGATGCTTGTATCTGAAGAGCACTATGGGAAAGGTGTACCGGGTGTTCTAA